Proteins encoded by one window of Emticicia oligotrophica DSM 17448:
- the uvrC gene encoding excinuclease ABC subunit UvrC, which produces MSEITFDYKSVLPQLPEEPGVYRYFDENDEIIYVGKAKNLKNRVSSYFYNFSRHDRKTRRLVVNIRKLEFTIVPTEYDALLLENTLIKKHQPRFNILLRDDKMYPFVCVTNERFPRVITTRRMDDKAKGKLYGPFVNSKAMYALLEMFSQLYTIRTCILNLSEENVASKKYKICLEYHIGNCKGPCENRQTEEDYNKEIEQVHHILKGNIAPAKQYFAQKMQDSAAKLAFEEAHQYKLKLDFLQNYQSKATVVNPSIKDLDVFSIVADESSAYINYLKVINGTITQSQTLEVKKKLDETQDEILTMLIVELRQTYESESKEIITNIPIEIDLKAEIAVPQIGDKRKLMDMSLKNVMYFQREKAEREAIAASGATNKRDRILIKLKQDLQIKNIPRHIECFDNSNIQGTNPVSAMVCFINGQPSVRDYRHYIPKTVQGPNDFATMKEVVGRRYSRLIEEKADLPDLIIIDGGKGQLSAACEALKEIGLYGQIPIIGIAKRLEEIYFPEDTLPLYIDKKSESLKLIQRCRDEAHRFGITHHRDRRSKNFLVSSLESAEGIGKLTATKVLKQYKTISNIKNAPEEDLIKLIGKDKTHRLRDFLEKES; this is translated from the coding sequence ATGTCAGAAATTACCTTTGATTATAAATCTGTATTACCACAACTGCCTGAAGAGCCGGGTGTTTATCGCTATTTTGATGAAAACGATGAGATTATTTACGTAGGAAAGGCAAAAAACCTAAAAAATCGAGTAAGTAGTTATTTCTACAATTTTAGCCGCCATGACCGCAAGACACGCCGCTTAGTTGTCAATATTCGGAAGCTAGAATTTACGATTGTTCCAACAGAATATGATGCCCTTTTACTCGAAAATACACTTATCAAAAAACATCAGCCTCGTTTTAATATTTTATTACGAGATGATAAAATGTATCCATTTGTGTGCGTAACAAACGAACGTTTTCCAAGGGTAATCACTACTCGCCGCATGGATGATAAAGCAAAAGGTAAACTCTATGGCCCATTTGTCAATTCAAAAGCCATGTATGCTTTACTCGAAATGTTTAGTCAACTTTATACGATTCGGACTTGTATTTTAAATTTATCGGAAGAAAATGTTGCTTCAAAAAAATATAAAATCTGCTTAGAATACCATATCGGAAACTGTAAAGGCCCCTGTGAAAATCGACAAACAGAAGAAGATTACAACAAAGAAATTGAGCAAGTACACCACATTTTGAAGGGAAATATTGCCCCTGCAAAGCAATATTTTGCTCAAAAAATGCAAGATTCGGCCGCTAAATTGGCTTTCGAAGAAGCACATCAATATAAGCTAAAACTTGATTTCTTGCAGAATTACCAAAGTAAAGCAACCGTTGTAAATCCATCAATCAAAGATTTAGATGTATTTAGTATTGTTGCTGATGAAAGTTCAGCCTATATTAATTACCTAAAAGTAATTAACGGTACAATTACACAGAGTCAAACTTTAGAGGTAAAAAAGAAACTCGATGAAACTCAAGACGAAATCTTGACTATGCTTATCGTTGAACTTCGCCAAACCTATGAAAGTGAATCGAAAGAAATCATTACCAATATTCCTATTGAAATTGATTTAAAAGCCGAAATAGCCGTACCACAAATTGGAGATAAACGCAAGTTAATGGATATGTCATTAAAAAACGTGATGTATTTCCAACGTGAAAAAGCCGAAAGAGAGGCCATCGCAGCTAGTGGAGCAACCAACAAACGAGACCGTATTTTAATTAAATTAAAGCAGGATTTACAAATAAAAAATATTCCTCGCCACATTGAGTGTTTCGATAACTCGAATATCCAAGGAACTAATCCAGTTTCGGCTATGGTATGTTTCATCAATGGTCAACCTTCAGTTCGTGATTATAGACATTATATTCCGAAAACTGTGCAAGGGCCTAATGACTTTGCCACGATGAAAGAAGTAGTTGGCAGAAGATACAGTAGGCTAATAGAAGAAAAAGCCGATTTACCTGACCTTATTATCATTGATGGTGGTAAAGGGCAGCTTTCGGCAGCTTGTGAAGCTTTGAAAGAAATCGGACTTTATGGGCAAATTCCAATTATCGGAATTGCCAAAAGATTAGAAGAAATATATTTCCCTGAAGATACGCTTCCTCTGTACATAGATAAAAAATCGGAGTCTTTAAAACTTATTCAACGCTGCCGTGATGAAGCTCACCGCTTTGGTATCACACACCATCGTGACCGACGCAGCAAAAACTTTTTGGTAAGTAGCCTAGAAAGTGCCGAAGGCATTGGAAAACTAACCGCCACGAAGGTTTTGAAACAATATAAAACCATTTCGAACATTAAAAATGCTCCTGAAGAAGATTTAATAAAATTAATTGGAAAAGATAAAACTCACCGATTGAGAGATTTTTTAGAGAAAGAAAGTTAG